One genomic window of Solea solea chromosome 12, fSolSol10.1, whole genome shotgun sequence includes the following:
- the shisal1b gene encoding protein shisa-like-1a isoform X1, which translates to MTITSRQPFNVLTVIFLLLSTAALSAHYRVCEPYSDHKGRYHFGFHCPRLSDIKTYMFCCHHNNTAFKYCCNETEFQMVMQINLTTTSDGYAHNNYTALVGVWIYGFFVMVLLALDFLYYSAINYELCRVYLEKWGLGGRWLKKARSQWHRSMPEEGEAQAQPTVSSHYQPRHSLRDEGHSPTLLPYNTSTAW; encoded by the exons ATGACTATCACCAGCCGGCAGCCCTTCAATGTCCTGACGGTCATTTTCCTCCTGCTGTCCACTGCAG CTCTCTCAGCTCATTACCGAGTGTGTGAACCGTATTCTGACCATAAGGGGCGTTACCACTTTGGATTTCATTGCCCGCGCCTCTCTGACATCAAGACGTACATGTTCTGCTGTCACCACAACAACACTGCCTTCAAGTACTGCTGCAACGAGACTGAGTTCCAGATGGTCATGCAGATCAACCTCACCACCACCTCAGATGGATATGCACACAA TAATTATACAGCTCTGGTTGGTGTGTGGATCTATGGATTCTTTGTCATGGTGCTGCTGGCACTGGACTTTCTCTACTACTCAGCCATAAACTATGAGTTGTGTCGGGTTTACCTGGAGAAATGGGGATTGGGAGGACGCTGGCTGAAGAAGGCTCGGAGCCAGTGGCACAGGTCCATGCCAGAGGAAGGTGAAGCCCAAGCCCAACCCACGGTCTCCAGCCACTACCAGCCTCGACACAGCCTCCGTGACGAGGGCCACAGCCCTACGCTCCTGCCCTACAACACGTCCACTGCATGGTGA
- the shisal1b gene encoding protein shisa-like-1a isoform X2, producing MTITSRQPFNVLTVIFLLLSTAALSAHYRVCEPYSDHKGRYHFGFHCPRLSDIKTYMFCCHHNNTAFKYCCNETEFQMVMQINLTTTSDGYAHNNYTALVGVWIYGFFVMVLLALDFLYYSAINYELCRVYLEKWGLGGRWLKKARSQWHRSMPEEGEAQAQPTVSSHYQPRHSLRDEGHSPTLLPYNTSTA from the exons ATGACTATCACCAGCCGGCAGCCCTTCAATGTCCTGACGGTCATTTTCCTCCTGCTGTCCACTGCAG CTCTCTCAGCTCATTACCGAGTGTGTGAACCGTATTCTGACCATAAGGGGCGTTACCACTTTGGATTTCATTGCCCGCGCCTCTCTGACATCAAGACGTACATGTTCTGCTGTCACCACAACAACACTGCCTTCAAGTACTGCTGCAACGAGACTGAGTTCCAGATGGTCATGCAGATCAACCTCACCACCACCTCAGATGGATATGCACACAA TAATTATACAGCTCTGGTTGGTGTGTGGATCTATGGATTCTTTGTCATGGTGCTGCTGGCACTGGACTTTCTCTACTACTCAGCCATAAACTATGAGTTGTGTCGGGTTTACCTGGAGAAATGGGGATTGGGAGGACGCTGGCTGAAGAAGGCTCGGAGCCAGTGGCACAGGTCCATGCCAGAGGAAGGTGAAGCCCAAGCCCAACCCACGGTCTCCAGCCACTACCAGCCTCGACACAGCCTCCGTGACGAGGGCCACAGCCCTACGCTCCTGCCCTACAACACGTCCACTGCATG